Proteins found in one Acinetobacter sp. XH1741 genomic segment:
- the tuf gene encoding elongation factor Tu, with protein MAKAKFERNKPHVNVGTIGHVDHGKTTLTAAIATICAKTYGGEAKDYSQIDSAPEEKARGITINTSHVEYDSPIRHYAHVDCPGHADYVKNMITGAAQMDGAILVCAATDGPMPQTREHILLSRQVGVPYIIVFLNKCDLVDDEELLELVEMEVRELLSTYDFPGDDTPVIRGSALAALNGDAGPYGEESVLALVAALDSYIPEPERAIDKAFLMPIEDVFSISGRGTVVTGRVESGIVKVGEEVEIVGIKDTVKTTVTGVEMFRKLLDEGRAGENCGVLLRGTKREDVQRGQVLAKPGTIKPHTKFDAEVYVLSKEEGGRHTPFLNGYRPQFYFRTTDVTGAIQLKEGVEMVMPGDNVEMSVELIHPIAMDPGLRFAIREGGRTVGAGVVAKVTA; from the coding sequence ATGGCTAAAGCCAAGTTTGAACGTAATAAACCACACGTAAACGTGGGTACAATCGGTCACGTTGACCATGGTAAAACAACTTTAACTGCTGCGATTGCAACTATTTGTGCAAAAACTTACGGCGGTGAAGCGAAAGATTACTCACAAATCGACTCAGCACCTGAAGAAAAAGCACGTGGTATTACAATTAATACTTCACACGTAGAATACGATTCTCCAATTCGTCACTACGCACACGTTGACTGCCCGGGCCATGCCGATTACGTTAAAAACATGATCACTGGTGCTGCTCAGATGGACGGCGCGATCCTTGTATGTGCTGCGACTGATGGTCCAATGCCACAAACTCGTGAACACATCCTTCTTTCTCGCCAGGTTGGTGTACCTTACATCATCGTATTCTTAAACAAATGCGACCTTGTTGACGACGAAGAATTACTTGAATTAGTAGAAATGGAAGTTCGTGAACTTCTTTCTACTTATGACTTCCCGGGTGATGACACTCCAGTAATCCGTGGTTCAGCTCTTGCTGCTCTTAACGGTGATGCAGGTCCTTACGGTGAAGAATCAGTTCTTGCACTTGTAGCAGCACTTGACTCTTACATCCCAGAACCAGAACGTGCTATCGACAAAGCATTCTTAATGCCAATCGAAGACGTATTCTCAATTTCTGGTCGTGGTACTGTAGTAACAGGCCGTGTAGAATCAGGTATTGTTAAAGTTGGTGAAGAAGTAGAGATCGTTGGTATTAAAGATACAGTTAAAACAACTGTAACTGGCGTAGAAATGTTCCGTAAACTTCTTGACGAAGGTCGTGCTGGCGAGAACTGTGGTGTATTACTTCGTGGTACTAAGCGTGAAGACGTACAACGTGGTCAAGTACTTGCTAAACCAGGTACAATCAAGCCGCACACTAAATTCGACGCAGAAGTATACGTACTTTCTAAAGAAGAAGGTGGTCGTCACACTCCATTCTTAAATGGTTACCGTCCACAGTTCTACTTCCGTACAACTGACGTAACTGGTGCAATCCAGTTGAAAGAAGGCGTTGAAATGGTTATGCCAGGTGACAACGTTGAAATGTCAGTAGAATTAATCCACCCGATCG